In uncultured Trichococcus sp., the following proteins share a genomic window:
- a CDS encoding glycoside hydrolase family 1 protein produces MQANKNAFPKDFLWGSASAAYQVEGAWNEDGKGPSIWDEFVKVPGTTYKNTNGDVAVDHYHRMEEDVRLMAEMGLKTYRFSIAWARIFPTSMDEVNQKGLNFYHKLIDLCLENGIEPMVTIYHWDLPLFLQEKYRGWESREVIADFKKYAVTLFEAYGSKVKYWITINEQNIFTRMGWLTAQHPPKMSGEEKLYYQVNHNVFLAHAEAVLAFQDLVPDGMIGASFALHPSYAIDCKPENVVAKMDYDDLKNYWWMDVYAYGRYPKAAMKYLQTKGVAPEFEPGDAELLVEAAKHVDFMGVNYYRSDTVAYNPLDGIDSSGVFNTTGEKGSMTIPGVPGLYKNPLNPNLPTTDWDWTIDPIGIRVGCRDITSRYDLPIIISENGLGAFDTLEEDGSIHDPYRIAYLSEHLKEIKLAIEEGSEVLAYCTWSFTDLLSWLNGYQKRYGFVYVDQYEEAVDPSLNRYKKDSYFWYKDVIASDGKTLFDEA; encoded by the coding sequence ATGCAAGCAAACAAAAATGCTTTCCCGAAGGATTTTCTCTGGGGCAGCGCTTCGGCAGCTTATCAAGTGGAAGGCGCATGGAACGAGGACGGCAAAGGCCCATCGATCTGGGATGAATTCGTGAAAGTACCCGGCACCACCTACAAAAACACAAACGGGGATGTCGCGGTAGATCATTACCATCGCATGGAGGAAGATGTCCGCTTGATGGCGGAAATGGGACTGAAAACCTACCGTTTCTCGATCGCCTGGGCACGGATTTTCCCGACTTCCATGGATGAGGTGAACCAAAAGGGATTAAATTTCTACCACAAGCTGATCGATCTCTGCCTCGAAAACGGGATCGAGCCGATGGTGACGATCTATCACTGGGATCTGCCGCTGTTCCTGCAGGAAAAATACCGCGGCTGGGAAAGCCGGGAAGTCATTGCCGATTTCAAGAAATATGCCGTGACTTTGTTCGAGGCGTACGGCAGCAAGGTGAAATACTGGATCACGATCAACGAGCAGAACATCTTCACACGGATGGGTTGGCTGACGGCGCAGCACCCGCCCAAAATGAGCGGCGAAGAAAAACTCTATTACCAGGTCAACCATAATGTCTTTCTGGCGCATGCCGAGGCAGTGCTCGCCTTCCAGGATCTGGTTCCGGACGGCATGATCGGTGCGAGCTTCGCCCTGCATCCGAGCTACGCCATCGACTGCAAACCGGAAAATGTCGTAGCCAAGATGGATTACGATGATCTGAAAAACTATTGGTGGATGGACGTTTACGCTTACGGACGCTATCCGAAAGCGGCCATGAAGTATCTGCAGACTAAGGGCGTTGCACCTGAATTCGAGCCGGGCGATGCGGAATTGCTGGTGGAAGCCGCTAAGCATGTCGATTTCATGGGCGTCAACTATTACCGCAGCGACACCGTCGCATACAACCCGTTGGACGGCATTGACAGCAGCGGCGTTTTCAACACGACCGGCGAGAAAGGTTCGATGACCATTCCGGGCGTTCCCGGCTTGTACAAGAATCCGCTGAATCCTAATCTGCCGACGACCGATTGGGATTGGACCATCGACCCTATCGGCATCCGCGTCGGTTGCCGCGACATCACGAGCCGCTATGACCTGCCGATCATCATTTCCGAAAACGGACTCGGCGCTTTCGACACGCTCGAGGAGGACGGCAGCATTCATGACCCTTACCGGATCGCCTATCTCTCGGAACACCTCAAAGAAATCAAACTGGCGATCGAAGAAGGCTCGGAAGTGCTCGCCTACTGCACATGGTCGTTCACCGATCTGCTCAGCTGGCTGAACGGCTACCAAAAACGCTACGGCTTCGTCTATGTCGACCAGTACGAAGAAGCCGTCGATCCTTCCCTGAACCGATACAAGAAAGACAGCTACTTCTGGTACAAGGATGTCATCGCCAGTGACGGAAAAACATTGTTCGACGAAGCATAA
- a CDS encoding DMT family transporter — protein MKNMYYAGLVFLGGCCYGILSTFVKIAYANGFSSAAVTGAQYLFGTMMLWLVLLFTKKEKLSVKESVKLLLSGIPFGLTGIFYYQALQSLSASLAIVFLFQFVWIGSVIEWLVYRLVPDKTKLISIAVLLLGSLLAADVFSKSSSTFTVIGLIWGILAAVSFATFLFLSSAVGSQLPPVQKSALLATGASILVSICYPPVFILEGTMVFSLAPYGLLLGLFGVMLPPLLYSIGMPHVGPSLGTILTSSELPVAILMSSIVLSEPIPAVKWTGVILILIGIGLNSLKDSKKTGMLKKTGYQ, from the coding sequence ATGAAAAATATGTACTATGCAGGACTTGTTTTTTTGGGGGGATGCTGTTACGGCATTCTTTCGACTTTTGTGAAAATAGCATATGCGAACGGATTTAGTTCTGCTGCCGTGACAGGTGCGCAGTACTTGTTCGGTACGATGATGTTGTGGCTTGTTTTACTGTTTACAAAAAAGGAAAAGCTTTCCGTAAAGGAGTCGGTGAAACTTTTGTTGTCAGGCATCCCTTTCGGTTTGACCGGAATCTTTTATTATCAGGCACTGCAATCATTAAGTGCCTCATTAGCGATTGTTTTCCTTTTTCAATTTGTTTGGATCGGATCAGTGATCGAGTGGCTGGTTTACAGACTTGTTCCGGATAAAACGAAGCTGATTTCGATAGCTGTCCTTTTGCTCGGTTCATTATTGGCTGCTGACGTTTTTTCGAAAAGTAGTTCAACATTCACGGTGATAGGCTTAATCTGGGGGATTTTGGCAGCAGTAAGTTTCGCAACCTTCCTGTTTTTGAGCAGTGCTGTCGGGAGTCAACTCCCTCCTGTTCAAAAAAGTGCCTTGCTGGCTACTGGCGCGAGCATACTCGTGTCCATTTGTTATCCGCCGGTCTTCATCCTTGAGGGCACGATGGTATTTAGTCTTGCTCCGTACGGCTTGCTTCTTGGCCTTTTCGGTGTAATGCTGCCCCCATTGCTTTATTCGATCGGAATGCCGCACGTCGGACCTAGTCTTGGAACGATTTTGACATCTTCCGAACTTCCCGTAGCGATACTGATGTCCTCAATCGTATTATCAGAGCCAATCCCAGCTGTAAAGTGGACGGGTGTTATATTAATTTTGATAGGCATCGGTCTGAATAGTTTGAAAGATTCGAAAAAGACGGGAATGCTAAAAAAGACAGGATACCAGTGA
- a CDS encoding 6-phospho-beta-glucosidase: protein MKFPENFLWGGATSAVQCEGGYDKGGRGLANVDLVPVGQDRYAVGSGELPANDFDPQAFYPTKSAIDLYHNYKEDIALLGEMGFKVYRFSISWTRIFPNGDEKEPNQEGLQFYKNIIKECKKYGIEPLVTISHFECPMGLVEKFGGWRDRRMVEEYAKYAKTLFEEFQGSVKYWITFNEINMVLHLPFVAAGIRFDEGENRNQVMITAVHHQLVASALATKLAHEIDPDNQIGCMMAAGPHYPETCKPQDYWKALEDDRENYMFIDVQSWGYYPQYALNWVAKRNAEIPFNEGDRELLRNYPVDFVSFSYYSSHVSTSEENRTDVTPGNVFQSIVNPHLKSSEWGWQIDPLGLRITLNLLSDRYRKPLFIVENGLGAKDRIEDNGKIQDDYRINYLQEHILAMRDAVCEDGINLIGYTTWGCIDLVSNTSGEMEKRYGFVYVDLDNEGAGTRERIKKDSFEWYKKVIASNGECL, encoded by the coding sequence ATGAAGTTTCCAGAAAATTTTTTATGGGGTGGGGCCACATCGGCTGTACAATGTGAAGGAGGTTACGATAAAGGGGGAAGAGGATTGGCTAATGTGGATCTGGTACCCGTGGGTCAAGACAGATACGCTGTAGGCAGCGGGGAGTTGCCTGCAAATGATTTTGATCCACAGGCATTCTACCCAACAAAGTCGGCAATTGATCTGTATCATAACTACAAGGAGGACATCGCCCTCCTAGGAGAAATGGGTTTTAAGGTCTACAGATTTTCTATATCATGGACAAGGATTTTCCCGAATGGCGATGAAAAAGAACCCAATCAGGAAGGCCTGCAATTTTACAAGAATATCATCAAGGAATGCAAGAAATATGGCATCGAGCCTCTTGTCACAATCAGCCACTTTGAATGTCCGATGGGTTTGGTTGAAAAATTTGGAGGCTGGCGGGACCGGCGGATGGTTGAAGAATATGCCAAATACGCAAAAACGCTCTTTGAAGAATTCCAAGGATCAGTGAAATACTGGATTACCTTCAATGAAATCAATATGGTTCTTCATTTGCCTTTTGTGGCAGCAGGGATTCGTTTCGATGAAGGGGAAAATAGGAATCAAGTCATGATTACAGCTGTCCATCACCAATTGGTGGCGAGCGCGTTGGCCACCAAACTAGCGCATGAAATCGATCCGGATAATCAGATCGGATGCATGATGGCTGCGGGGCCGCACTATCCAGAAACCTGCAAACCCCAGGATTATTGGAAGGCTCTGGAAGATGATAGAGAAAATTATATGTTTATTGACGTCCAAAGTTGGGGGTATTATCCGCAATACGCGTTGAATTGGGTAGCGAAAAGAAATGCTGAGATACCTTTTAATGAGGGAGATCGAGAACTGTTGCGCAATTATCCGGTTGATTTTGTCAGCTTTTCCTACTATTCCTCACATGTCAGCACTTCAGAGGAGAACAGAACGGATGTTACCCCTGGGAATGTATTCCAATCGATAGTGAACCCACATTTGAAGTCGAGTGAGTGGGGATGGCAAATCGATCCGCTCGGGCTTAGGATCACTTTGAATTTGCTGAGTGATCGGTATCGAAAACCGTTGTTCATCGTGGAAAACGGCCTGGGTGCTAAGGACAGGATTGAGGACAATGGCAAAATCCAAGATGATTATCGTATCAATTATTTGCAGGAACATATCCTGGCTATGCGTGACGCGGTATGTGAAGACGGCATCAATCTGATCGGCTATACGACCTGGGGATGCATTGACCTTGTGTCGAATACTTCCGGGGAAATGGAGAAGCGTTATGGTTTCGTTTACGTTGATCTCGACAATGAAGGGGCCGGGACAAGGGAAAGGATCAAGAAGGATTCGTTTGAATGGTACAAAAAGGTGATCGCTTCGAATGGTGAATGTTTGTGA
- a CDS encoding CarD family transcriptional regulator encodes MYKVNDLIVYGNEGVCRVEAIEVMNVTAVANDRLYYVLKPLYRNGTVFTPVDTKVFMRPVISADDAQEIIEQIPTIETDILYSSANLLSEHYDKAMERHDCKYLIQVIKTVYLKNQIAATKNKKVSETDRRYMKKAEEMLYGEFAVVLEMPKNDVKAYVEEKVSAIESIK; translated from the coding sequence ATGTACAAAGTTAATGATTTGATAGTGTATGGAAACGAAGGGGTCTGCCGAGTCGAAGCGATCGAAGTTATGAATGTCACTGCTGTCGCAAATGATCGTCTCTATTATGTTCTGAAGCCCCTGTATCGTAACGGAACAGTATTCACCCCCGTTGATACGAAAGTATTTATGCGTCCCGTCATTTCGGCTGATGACGCACAGGAAATCATCGAACAGATTCCGACAATCGAAACGGATATCCTATACAGCAGCGCGAATCTGCTTTCCGAACATTATGACAAAGCCATGGAACGCCATGATTGCAAATACCTGATCCAAGTGATCAAAACGGTCTACCTCAAGAACCAAATCGCTGCCACAAAAAATAAAAAGGTTTCTGAAACCGACAGACGCTACATGAAGAAAGCTGAAGAAATGCTTTACGGCGAATTCGCTGTCGTGCTGGAGATGCCAAAAAACGACGTAAAAGCTTACGTCGAAGAAAAAGTTTCGGCAATCGAATCAATCAAATAG
- a CDS encoding aldo/keto reductase yields MQTVKLNNGVEIPVLGFGTFQITDPVEAEQSVIAAIKAGYRHIDTAQSYMNEEAVGRGIANSGVPREELFVTTKVWVENVSYEGVKASIERSLKRLGLDYLDMLLIHQPYSDVHGAWRAMEELQEQGKVRAIGISNFAVDRAVDLATFNKVVPQMNQIEINPFHQRIEVIAALKEEGIMPEAWAPFAEGKNDIFNNEVLVAIGKKYNKSVAQVITRWLVEQDIVVLAKSTKPERMAENLDVFDFALTDEDKAQIATLDEGESQFFSHADPKIIKWLAERKMGV; encoded by the coding sequence ATGCAAACAGTAAAATTAAACAACGGTGTAGAGATTCCAGTTTTAGGCTTCGGTACTTTTCAGATTACCGATCCTGTTGAGGCAGAACAATCCGTCATTGCAGCAATCAAAGCGGGCTACCGCCATATCGATACAGCACAGTCGTACATGAATGAGGAAGCAGTCGGGCGCGGCATCGCAAATTCCGGCGTACCGCGCGAAGAACTTTTTGTGACGACCAAAGTTTGGGTGGAAAATGTTTCCTATGAAGGTGTGAAAGCTTCGATCGAGCGCTCGCTCAAACGTCTGGGCTTAGATTACCTCGACATGCTGTTGATCCACCAACCGTACAGCGATGTCCATGGAGCTTGGAGAGCAATGGAGGAATTGCAGGAACAAGGCAAAGTGCGCGCAATCGGCATTTCCAACTTCGCCGTTGACCGCGCGGTGGATTTGGCGACCTTCAATAAAGTCGTACCGCAGATGAACCAGATTGAAATCAATCCGTTCCACCAACGCATCGAAGTCATCGCAGCGTTGAAAGAAGAAGGCATCATGCCGGAAGCTTGGGCTCCTTTTGCGGAAGGAAAAAATGACATCTTCAACAACGAAGTGTTGGTCGCCATCGGGAAAAAATACAACAAATCAGTGGCGCAAGTCATCACCCGCTGGTTGGTGGAGCAGGACATCGTTGTTTTGGCAAAATCGACCAAACCGGAACGGATGGCTGAAAACCTGGATGTGTTCGACTTCGCCTTGACGGATGAAGACAAAGCGCAGATCGCGACTCTTGATGAGGGCGAAAGCCAATTCTTCTCGCATGCCGATCCTAAGATCATCAAATGGTTGGCGGAAAGAAAAATGGGCGTTTAA
- a CDS encoding MerR family transcriptional regulator, with product MNSKEVAQLFDLPIDTIRYYERVGVIPPITRDKNGYRIYAKRDLNWIFLAKSLRKAGLSIESLIEFATLAQSKESNVRAAQKQILQDQLTEINAKLEEMMHARDLLEYKIETFDDHVAKINAGELSDDEVEELWTMKHFKKQEIPLAVE from the coding sequence ATGAACAGTAAAGAAGTAGCGCAGCTATTCGACCTGCCGATCGATACGATCAGATATTATGAACGGGTGGGTGTGATTCCGCCGATAACGCGCGACAAAAATGGCTACCGCATCTACGCGAAACGGGACCTCAACTGGATTTTTCTGGCGAAGAGTTTGCGCAAGGCGGGCTTGTCGATCGAGTCGCTGATCGAGTTCGCAACCTTGGCGCAATCAAAGGAGAGTAATGTTCGGGCAGCCCAAAAACAGATTCTGCAGGATCAGTTGACGGAAATCAATGCCAAGCTGGAAGAGATGATGCATGCGAGGGATCTGCTGGAGTACAAGATCGAGACGTTTGATGATCATGTCGCTAAAATCAATGCCGGTGAACTGAGTGATGACGAGGTTGAAGAGCTCTGGACGATGAAACATTTCAAAAAACAGGAAATACCGCTTGCTGTGGAGTAA
- a CDS encoding PTS transporter subunit EIIC encodes MNNKELAEKILALVGGRKNVKSVAHCATRLRIITNDKEEINVEGIESLDKVKGSFYNSGQYQIILGTGLVNKVYDEFAPLVENTGSQASANMQEDKKMTFQSAIRIFGDVFVPIIPVLVATGLFMGLRGLVTQEAILGLIGLTPSDIPQQFLLFTQILTDTAFAFLPALVAWSTFRIFGGTPILGIVLGLMLVSSVLPNAYAVGQQAAEPLVFFGFIKVVGYQGSVLPAFVTGIIGSKIERALKRKIPDSLDLILTPFLTLLLGLIVALFIIGPIFHEVELGVLHIVESLLTLPFGIGGLIYGSFGQLLGIFGIHHILNFLEISMLSQTGWNMLNPIGTCGNIAQAGAVLAVAIKTTSPKIKQIAYPSAFSAALGITEPAVFGVTLRLVKPFVMSMIGGGVGGFLASLLNLRATGMALTGIPGTLLYLNEQLPFYILVNLVAFSVSFALTWFFGYKKDDTF; translated from the coding sequence ATGAATAACAAAGAACTTGCAGAAAAAATATTGGCACTTGTTGGGGGAAGAAAGAATGTGAAGTCGGTCGCGCATTGTGCAACGAGACTTCGCATCATAACAAACGACAAAGAGGAAATCAATGTCGAAGGGATCGAGTCCCTCGACAAAGTCAAAGGCAGTTTCTATAATTCTGGTCAATATCAGATCATCCTGGGGACTGGCCTTGTGAACAAGGTTTACGACGAATTTGCGCCTTTGGTTGAAAATACTGGAAGCCAAGCGTCTGCCAATATGCAGGAAGATAAAAAAATGACTTTCCAAAGCGCGATTCGGATTTTTGGCGATGTCTTCGTCCCGATCATCCCGGTACTGGTGGCGACAGGACTATTCATGGGCCTCAGGGGATTGGTGACACAGGAAGCGATCTTGGGGCTTATCGGTTTAACTCCAAGCGATATCCCGCAGCAATTTTTATTGTTCACACAAATTCTGACGGATACAGCTTTTGCTTTCCTGCCTGCTTTGGTGGCCTGGTCGACGTTCAGAATATTCGGCGGAACGCCCATATTGGGGATCGTTCTTGGGTTGATGTTAGTCAGTTCCGTACTGCCGAATGCTTATGCGGTAGGACAACAAGCAGCTGAGCCTTTAGTGTTTTTCGGTTTCATCAAAGTTGTCGGGTATCAGGGATCGGTATTGCCGGCCTTTGTCACGGGCATCATCGGTTCAAAAATTGAACGTGCATTGAAGCGGAAAATTCCGGATTCTTTGGACTTGATTCTTACCCCGTTTTTGACCTTGCTTCTTGGACTTATTGTTGCGCTGTTCATCATTGGACCGATATTCCATGAGGTCGAATTGGGCGTACTGCATATAGTGGAATCCTTGTTGACGCTGCCGTTCGGAATTGGCGGACTGATTTACGGGAGTTTTGGACAATTGCTTGGCATTTTCGGTATCCATCATATTCTGAATTTCCTGGAAATAAGTATGTTGAGTCAAACTGGCTGGAACATGCTCAATCCTATCGGAACTTGTGGAAATATTGCACAGGCTGGTGCGGTATTGGCTGTTGCAATCAAAACAACCTCACCAAAAATTAAACAAATTGCTTATCCATCAGCTTTTTCGGCAGCATTAGGTATTACTGAGCCGGCTGTTTTCGGTGTGACCTTACGTCTGGTAAAACCGTTTGTGATGTCGATGATAGGCGGTGGTGTGGGTGGATTCTTGGCTTCGCTGTTGAATCTGCGCGCAACCGGAATGGCATTGACGGGAATTCCTGGAACATTGTTGTATCTGAATGAACAATTGCCGTTTTACATTCTTGTCAATCTCGTAGCGTTCAGTGTCTCCTTTGCATTAACCTGGTTTTTTGGCTACAAGAAAGATGATACATTCTAA
- a CDS encoding glycoside hydrolase family 32 protein: MIIIKENPYRNLFHLEPDRGLLNDPNGLVQFQGRYYFFHQWNRFGLDHGYKEWGAFVSSDLNNWDHLGSALLPDSKEDSDGVYSGSAIEHDNKLYVFYTGNTKHNGNRKSYQRMACSSNGYTFTKSEKVIETPNGFTEHHRDPKVWQSDGKWWMIVGAQTFDRVGAVNLFSATDLEEWKYEGVFYSAQTLDQMCECPDYFQLGDTEILVVCPQKRTSILNGNENISSYAGYIVGTFEKNNKRFRPESDIILMDEGFDFYAPQSFIDEKNRRIVVGWMSRMDEAEERACPTAAFNYLHCLTIPRELFWENDRLYQRPLAELKMLRKKRNTSTETNAAFLSDSAAYELHLQLVNQTTPLEISMNNGNTVIRFDGKSKLVISRINWVSGQREQKELHIPELFEIQIFNDSSAMEIFMNKGEKVFSMRYFCEEEQRDIFYRGLQENGSIDYYSYKEEV, encoded by the coding sequence GTGATTATCATTAAGGAAAATCCATATCGGAATCTCTTTCATCTGGAACCTGATCGAGGACTCTTGAACGATCCGAATGGGCTTGTTCAATTTCAAGGGAGATATTATTTTTTCCACCAATGGAATAGGTTTGGTTTGGATCACGGCTACAAGGAATGGGGAGCATTTGTTTCATCGGATTTGAACAATTGGGATCATTTGGGTTCAGCATTACTGCCCGACAGCAAGGAAGACAGCGATGGCGTCTATTCCGGAAGCGCGATTGAACATGACAATAAGTTGTATGTTTTTTATACCGGCAACACGAAGCACAACGGAAACCGTAAAAGCTATCAAAGAATGGCCTGTTCCTCAAATGGCTACACGTTCACTAAGAGCGAAAAGGTAATTGAAACACCAAATGGTTTTACAGAGCATCACAGAGACCCAAAAGTATGGCAATCGGATGGAAAGTGGTGGATGATTGTAGGGGCGCAAACATTTGATCGAGTTGGTGCTGTCAATTTGTTCAGCGCAACTGATTTAGAAGAATGGAAATATGAAGGGGTGTTCTACTCGGCGCAAACGCTGGATCAAATGTGCGAATGTCCGGATTACTTTCAATTGGGCGATACTGAAATTCTGGTGGTTTGTCCCCAAAAAAGAACTTCCATCTTAAACGGGAACGAGAACATTTCCAGCTATGCGGGTTACATTGTGGGAACTTTTGAAAAAAATAACAAGCGTTTTCGTCCGGAGAGCGATATTATTTTGATGGATGAAGGGTTTGATTTTTACGCTCCGCAGTCCTTTATTGATGAAAAAAACCGAAGAATTGTGGTCGGGTGGATGTCGCGGATGGATGAAGCAGAAGAACGGGCATGTCCGACTGCAGCTTTCAATTACTTGCATTGCCTTACGATCCCAAGGGAACTATTTTGGGAAAACGATCGTCTTTATCAACGGCCGTTGGCAGAGTTGAAAATGCTGAGGAAGAAACGAAATACGTCAACCGAAACCAATGCTGCTTTTCTTTCTGACAGCGCGGCTTACGAGTTACATCTACAACTCGTCAATCAAACGACCCCATTAGAAATATCCATGAATAATGGAAATACGGTCATCCGCTTTGATGGCAAATCCAAATTGGTCATCAGTCGCATAAACTGGGTTTCCGGCCAACGTGAACAAAAGGAGCTGCACATTCCCGAATTATTTGAAATTCAAATATTCAACGATTCGTCAGCTATGGAAATTTTTATGAATAAAGGTGAAAAAGTATTCTCCATGCGTTACTTTTGTGAAGAAGAACAGCGCGATATTTTTTATAGGGGCCTACAAGAAAATGGCTCAATCGATTATTATTCGTATAAGGAGGAAGTCTAA
- a CDS encoding AraC family transcriptional regulator, giving the protein MYNETMDKNIREYTDKFTDFSKKSISDFILYNSGIEYCEAGYSYGPKRRDYHFIHFVKEGKGSLEINDKKFEVHENQLFIVPAGEISTYTAAMDSPWKYSWIGFLGIQSHNYVQMLLQSTEEHFVLDCADAELYETKIMKIIEMSSDDSTASFLKINGIMYDIIGTLLEECIKHSNTSYSSSVSSKAVRYMDLHYHDDIHISDIAAFAGIHPSYLAGVFKSEMGISPKKYLTNLKINKAKELLIATEDPINIIGSSVGFSDALSFSKFFRKETSLSPSQYRKDYKK; this is encoded by the coding sequence ATGTATAATGAAACCATGGATAAAAATATCAGAGAGTACACCGATAAGTTCACAGATTTTTCAAAAAAGAGCATCTCGGACTTCATTCTTTACAACAGTGGGATTGAATATTGTGAAGCTGGGTACAGCTATGGACCAAAGCGCAGAGATTATCACTTTATTCATTTTGTTAAGGAGGGCAAAGGCTCACTGGAAATCAATGATAAAAAGTTTGAGGTTCATGAGAATCAACTCTTTATTGTCCCTGCAGGCGAAATTTCGACCTATACCGCCGCAATGGATTCGCCATGGAAGTATTCCTGGATAGGCTTTTTGGGTATCCAATCGCATAATTATGTCCAAATGCTTTTGCAGTCAACTGAAGAACACTTTGTTTTGGACTGCGCGGATGCCGAATTGTATGAAACCAAAATAATGAAGATCATCGAAATGTCCAGCGATGACAGCACTGCTTCTTTCTTAAAGATCAACGGGATCATGTATGACATCATCGGAACCTTGCTCGAAGAATGCATCAAACATTCAAACACCAGCTACTCCTCATCGGTTTCATCGAAAGCGGTGAGATATATGGATTTACATTATCATGACGATATCCATATTTCTGATATCGCTGCCTTTGCGGGCATTCATCCGAGCTACTTGGCGGGAGTCTTCAAATCCGAAATGGGAATCAGTCCAAAAAAATACCTGACAAATTTAAAAATCAATAAAGCAAAAGAGTTGCTGATAGCTACGGAAGATCCGATTAACATCATCGGTAGCTCCGTAGGTTTCAGCGATGCCCTTTCATTCTCAAAATTCTTCAGAAAAGAAACCAGCCTGTCACCATCCCAATATCGAAAGGATTACAAAAAATGA